The following are from one region of the Populus trichocarpa isolate Nisqually-1 chromosome 8, P.trichocarpa_v4.1, whole genome shotgun sequence genome:
- the LOC7473265 gene encoding nucleoside hydrolase 3 isoform X3 has translation MIQQKNLWVLLALINTIGLVGFNHLCHAEGKAHRILLDTDVDTDDVFALFYLLKLNRSRFGLEAVTVNTNSWTDAGHGVSQIYDILYMMGRDDVSVGMGGEGGIAEDGHIFPDVGGFLPIVEQGKSTAGGCRYRQAIPVGPRGRLDLDSNYGLRRAFLPQGSRKYSPLEQPTAQQVLTEKISAGPITVLITGAHTNIGVFLMNNPHLKNNIEHIYAMGGAVRSDGNLFADLYSNPYAEFNIFADPFAAYQVLHSGIPLTLVPLDATNTIPTNENFFKAFEQNQHTYEAQYCFRSLKMTRDTRTDDHFYTSHYMWDTFAAGVAVSTMRNSQNRDGENEFAEMEYMNITVVTSNEPFGISDSSNPFFYHREVPRFNLTKGGVHSGHVQTGLRDPLCLGENGKGRCEDGYTKEVSGAEAVRVLVATRAKPNPDRNSTLDRAFYKSFLDVLNDPQQSGRFNFTTQFPHYKEVLYRPDFGTKGLGKPVVFDMDMSVGDFLALFYLLKVPVEEINVKGIIVSPTGWANAATIDIVYDFLHMMGRDDIPVGLGDVFAMNQSDPVFSAVGDCKYLKAIPHGSGGLLDSDTLYGLARDLPRSPRRYTAENSVKYGAPRDTDHPELRQPLALEIWDSIVRTLDPGSKITILTNGPLTSLAKIIQNENNTSSVIQDVYVVGGHISHSDTDKGNVLTIDSNEYTELNMFLDPLAAKTVFESSLDITLIPLGVQRRVSSFPEILERLRKINTTPEALFAQRLLSRLYHLKETHRRYQQMDTFLGEILGAVVLAGNFSKLDPTFRVKPIKVLAEGVESEDGRIVIDEKQGRLVKIVEKVDLGAYYDLFTEQLRSKEQSAVIGSFDEQRRNWSVPLNLTKGFH, from the exons CAGATGTCGATACTGATGATGTCTTCGCTCTTTTCTACCTCTTGAAGCTCAACAGATCACGATTTGGATTGGAG GCAGTCACTGTGAACACGAACTCATGGACAGATGCAGGGCATGGTGTGAGCCAAATCTATGACATTCTTTACATGATGGGCCGTGACGATGTGTCTGTTGGGATGGGAGGTGAGGGTGGAATAGCAGAAGATGGCCACATATTCCCAGATGTTGGTGGTTTTCTTCCTATAGTTGAACAG GGGAAGTCAACAGCAGGAGGTTGTAGATACAGACAAGCTATTCCTGTTGGTCCTAGAGGACGGCTGGATCTTGATTCTAACTACGGCTTACGGAGAGCATTTCTGCCACAG GGCAGCAGGAAATATTCTCCTCTTGAACAGCCAACCGCCCAACAAGTGCTGACAGAAAAGATATCTGCAGGTCCTATTACTGTTTTAATTACAGGAGCTCATACAAATATTGGCGTTTTTCTTATGAACAATCCACATCTGAAGAACAACATTGAGCATATATACGCGATGGGTGGGGCCGTGAGGTCAGACGGCAATCTGTTTGCAGACCTCTATAGTAATCCTTATGctgaatttaatatatttgcagaTCCTTTTGCTGCATACCag GTTTTACATTCTGGAATTCCTCTCACCCTTGTGCCCCTCGATGCAACCAATACCATTCCTACAAATGAGAATTTCTTCAAGGCATTTGAGCAGAACCAGCACACCTACGAGGCACAATACTGCTTCCGGTCCTTGAAAATGACTCGTGACACTCGGACTGACGACCACTTTTACACT AGCCATTACATGTGGGACACCTTCGCAGCTGGTGTAGCAGTTTCTACCATGCGTAACTCGCAAAACCGAGATGGAGAAAATGAATTTGCTGAAATGGAGTACATGAACATAACAGTAGTGACTTCAAATGAACCTTTTGGGATAAGTGATAGCTCGAATCCATTCTTTTACCACCGTGAAGTCCCAAGGTTTAATCTAACGAAAGGCGGAGTGCACAGTGGTCATGTGCAGACAGGCCTTCGAGATCCTCTTTGCCTCGGGGAGAATGGGAAAGGGCGGTGTGAG GATGGCTATACAAAGGAGGTAAGTGGTGCAGAGGCAGTGCGTGTTCTTGTTGCTACGAGAGCGAAGCCTAATCCTGACAGGAATAGCACACTTGACAGAGCATTCTACAAGAGCTTCTTGGAT GTCCTGAATGACCCTCAACAGTCTGGGAGGTTTAATTTTACCACTCAATTTCCTCATTACAAGGAAGTTCTTTACAGGCCAGACTTTGGAACCAAAGGACTGGGGAAGCCTGTTGTCTTTGATATGGATATGAGTGTTGGAGATTTCCTGGCTTTATTCTATCTCCTTAAAGTGCCTGTAGAAGAGATCAACGTCAAG GGAATCATTGTAAGTCCAACAGGATGGGCAAATGCTGCAACGATAGacattgtttatgattttttgcaTATGATGGGCCGTGATGATATTCCAGTTGGTCTAGGAGATGTATTTGCAATGAACCAGTCTGATCCTGTTTTCTCTGCGGTTGGAGACTGCAAGTACCTTAAGGCCATCCCTCACGGGAGTGGTGGACTTTTAGACTCGGACACTCTCTATGGGCTTGCTCGTGATTTACCGCGAAGCCCTAGAAG gTATACTGCAGAAAACTCTGTAAAATATGGAGCTCCTCGCGACACAGATCACCCTGAGCTCAGGCAGCCTCTAGCACTGGAAATCTGGGATTCCATTGTAAGAACATTGGATCCAGGATCCAAGATTACCATATTGACCAATGGCCCCTTGACTAGTTTAGCCAAGATAATACAGAATGAGAATAACACAAGCTCTGTGATTCAG GATGTTTATGTTGTTGGAGGACATATCAGCCATAGTGATACAGACAAAGGAAATGTTTTGACTATTGATAGTAATGAGTATACAGAACTAAATATGTTTCTTGATCCCTTAGCTGCTAAGACGGTTTTCGAGTCATCACTTGACATCACGCTCATTCCACTCGGCGTCCAACGCAGAGTCAGTTCCTTTCCAGAGATCCTAGAAAGGCTACGCAAGATTAACACAACACCCGAGGCATTGTTTGCGCAGCGTTTGCTATCAAGGCTTTACCACTTGAAAGAAACTCATCGTAGATATCAACAAATG GATACCTTCTTAGGGGAAATCCTTGGTGCAGTAGTGTTAGCTGGTAATTTTTCGAAGCTGGACCCAACATTCCGAGTCAAACCCATCAAAGTCCTTGCTGAAGGTGTTGAATCAGAGGATGGACGAATAgtaattgatgaaaaacaaggAAGATTGGTTAAAATAGTGGAGAAAGTAGACTTGGGAGCATATTACGATCTTTTCACAGAGCAGCTGCGCAGCAAGGAACAATCTGCTGTCATAGGAAGCTTTGATGAGCAGAGAAGAAATTGGAGTGTGCCGTTAAATTTAACCAAAG GATTTCACTAG
- the LOC7473265 gene encoding nucleoside hydrolase 3 isoform X2, which produces MIQQKNLWVLLALINTIGLVGFNHLCHAEGKAHRILLDTDVDTDDVFALFYLLKLNRSRFGLEAVTVNTNSWTDAGHGVSQIYDILYMMGRDDVSVGMGGEGGIAEDGHIFPDVGGFLPIVEQGKSTAGGCRYRQAIPVGPRGRLDLDSNYGLRRAFLPQGSRKYSPLEQPTAQQVLTEKISAGPITVLITGAHTNIGVFLMNNPHLKNNIEHIYAMGGAVRSDGNLFADLYSNPYAEFNIFADPFAAYQVLHSGIPLTLVPLDATNTIPTNENFFKAFEQNQHTYEAQYCFRSLKMTRDTRTDDHFYTSHYMWDTFAAGVAVSTMRNSQNRDGENEFAEMEYMNITVVTSNEPFGISDSSNPFFYHREVPRFNLTKGGVHSGHVQTGLRDPLCLGENGKGRCEDGYTKEVSGAEAVRVLVATRAKPNPDRNSTLDRAFYKSFLDVLNDPQQSGRFNFTTQFPHYKEVLYRPDFGTKGLGKPVVFDMDMSVGDFLALFYLLKVPVEEINVKGIIVSPTGWANAATIDIVYDFLHMMGRDDIPVGLGDVFAMNQSDPVFSAVGDCKYLKAIPHGSGGLLDSDTLYGLARDLPRSPRRYTAENSVKYGAPRDTDHPELRQPLALEIWDSIVRTLDPGSKITILTNGPLTSLAKIIQNENNTSSVIQDVYVVGGHISHSDTDKGNVLTIDSNEYTELNMFLDPLAAKTVFESSLDITLIPLGVQRRVSSFPEILERLRKINTTPEALFAQRLLSRLYHLKETHRRYQQMDTFLGEILGAVVLAGNFSKLDPTFRVKPIKVLAEGVESEDGRIVIDEKQGRLVKIVEKVDLGAYYDLFTEQLRSKEQSAVIGSFDEQRRNWSVPLNLTKGKLSLLG; this is translated from the exons CAGATGTCGATACTGATGATGTCTTCGCTCTTTTCTACCTCTTGAAGCTCAACAGATCACGATTTGGATTGGAG GCAGTCACTGTGAACACGAACTCATGGACAGATGCAGGGCATGGTGTGAGCCAAATCTATGACATTCTTTACATGATGGGCCGTGACGATGTGTCTGTTGGGATGGGAGGTGAGGGTGGAATAGCAGAAGATGGCCACATATTCCCAGATGTTGGTGGTTTTCTTCCTATAGTTGAACAG GGGAAGTCAACAGCAGGAGGTTGTAGATACAGACAAGCTATTCCTGTTGGTCCTAGAGGACGGCTGGATCTTGATTCTAACTACGGCTTACGGAGAGCATTTCTGCCACAG GGCAGCAGGAAATATTCTCCTCTTGAACAGCCAACCGCCCAACAAGTGCTGACAGAAAAGATATCTGCAGGTCCTATTACTGTTTTAATTACAGGAGCTCATACAAATATTGGCGTTTTTCTTATGAACAATCCACATCTGAAGAACAACATTGAGCATATATACGCGATGGGTGGGGCCGTGAGGTCAGACGGCAATCTGTTTGCAGACCTCTATAGTAATCCTTATGctgaatttaatatatttgcagaTCCTTTTGCTGCATACCag GTTTTACATTCTGGAATTCCTCTCACCCTTGTGCCCCTCGATGCAACCAATACCATTCCTACAAATGAGAATTTCTTCAAGGCATTTGAGCAGAACCAGCACACCTACGAGGCACAATACTGCTTCCGGTCCTTGAAAATGACTCGTGACACTCGGACTGACGACCACTTTTACACT AGCCATTACATGTGGGACACCTTCGCAGCTGGTGTAGCAGTTTCTACCATGCGTAACTCGCAAAACCGAGATGGAGAAAATGAATTTGCTGAAATGGAGTACATGAACATAACAGTAGTGACTTCAAATGAACCTTTTGGGATAAGTGATAGCTCGAATCCATTCTTTTACCACCGTGAAGTCCCAAGGTTTAATCTAACGAAAGGCGGAGTGCACAGTGGTCATGTGCAGACAGGCCTTCGAGATCCTCTTTGCCTCGGGGAGAATGGGAAAGGGCGGTGTGAG GATGGCTATACAAAGGAGGTAAGTGGTGCAGAGGCAGTGCGTGTTCTTGTTGCTACGAGAGCGAAGCCTAATCCTGACAGGAATAGCACACTTGACAGAGCATTCTACAAGAGCTTCTTGGAT GTCCTGAATGACCCTCAACAGTCTGGGAGGTTTAATTTTACCACTCAATTTCCTCATTACAAGGAAGTTCTTTACAGGCCAGACTTTGGAACCAAAGGACTGGGGAAGCCTGTTGTCTTTGATATGGATATGAGTGTTGGAGATTTCCTGGCTTTATTCTATCTCCTTAAAGTGCCTGTAGAAGAGATCAACGTCAAG GGAATCATTGTAAGTCCAACAGGATGGGCAAATGCTGCAACGATAGacattgtttatgattttttgcaTATGATGGGCCGTGATGATATTCCAGTTGGTCTAGGAGATGTATTTGCAATGAACCAGTCTGATCCTGTTTTCTCTGCGGTTGGAGACTGCAAGTACCTTAAGGCCATCCCTCACGGGAGTGGTGGACTTTTAGACTCGGACACTCTCTATGGGCTTGCTCGTGATTTACCGCGAAGCCCTAGAAG gTATACTGCAGAAAACTCTGTAAAATATGGAGCTCCTCGCGACACAGATCACCCTGAGCTCAGGCAGCCTCTAGCACTGGAAATCTGGGATTCCATTGTAAGAACATTGGATCCAGGATCCAAGATTACCATATTGACCAATGGCCCCTTGACTAGTTTAGCCAAGATAATACAGAATGAGAATAACACAAGCTCTGTGATTCAG GATGTTTATGTTGTTGGAGGACATATCAGCCATAGTGATACAGACAAAGGAAATGTTTTGACTATTGATAGTAATGAGTATACAGAACTAAATATGTTTCTTGATCCCTTAGCTGCTAAGACGGTTTTCGAGTCATCACTTGACATCACGCTCATTCCACTCGGCGTCCAACGCAGAGTCAGTTCCTTTCCAGAGATCCTAGAAAGGCTACGCAAGATTAACACAACACCCGAGGCATTGTTTGCGCAGCGTTTGCTATCAAGGCTTTACCACTTGAAAGAAACTCATCGTAGATATCAACAAATG GATACCTTCTTAGGGGAAATCCTTGGTGCAGTAGTGTTAGCTGGTAATTTTTCGAAGCTGGACCCAACATTCCGAGTCAAACCCATCAAAGTCCTTGCTGAAGGTGTTGAATCAGAGGATGGACGAATAgtaattgatgaaaaacaaggAAGATTGGTTAAAATAGTGGAGAAAGTAGACTTGGGAGCATATTACGATCTTTTCACAGAGCAGCTGCGCAGCAAGGAACAATCTGCTGTCATAGGAAGCTTTGATGAGCAGAGAAGAAATTGGAGTGTGCCGTTAAATTTAACCAAAGGTAAGCTTAGTTTATTGGGCTAA
- the LOC7473265 gene encoding nucleoside hydrolase 3 isoform X10, protein MIQQKNLWVLLALINTIGLVGFNHLCHAEGKAHRILLDTDVDTDDVFALFYLLKLNRSRFGLEAVTVNTNSWTDAGHGVSQIYDILYMMGRDDVSVGMGGEGGIAEDGHIFPDVGGFLPIVEQGKSTAGGCRYRQAIPVGPRGRLDLDSNYGLRRAFLPQGSRKYSPLEQPTAQQVLTEKISAGPITVLITGAHTNIGVFLMNNPHLKNNIEHIYAMGGAVRSDGNLFADLYSNPYAEFNIFADPFAAYQVLHSGIPLTLVPLDATNTIPTNENFFKAFEQNQHTYEAQYCFRSLKMTRDTRTDDHFYTSHYMWDTFAAGVAVSTMRNSQNRDGENEFAEMEYMNITVVTSNEPFGISDSSNPFFYHREVPRFNLTKGGVHSGHVQTGLRDPLCLGENGKGRCEDGYTKEVSGAEAVRVLVATRAKPNPDRNSTLDRAFYKSFLDVLNDPQQSGRFNFTTQFPHYKEVLYRPDFGTKGLGKPVVFDMDMSVGDFLALFYLLKVPVEEINVKGIIVSPTGWANAATIDIVYDFLHMMGRDDIPVGLGDVFAMNQSDPVFSAVGDCKYLKAIPHGSGGLLDSDTLYGLARDLPRSPRRKLCKIWSSSRHRSP, encoded by the exons CAGATGTCGATACTGATGATGTCTTCGCTCTTTTCTACCTCTTGAAGCTCAACAGATCACGATTTGGATTGGAG GCAGTCACTGTGAACACGAACTCATGGACAGATGCAGGGCATGGTGTGAGCCAAATCTATGACATTCTTTACATGATGGGCCGTGACGATGTGTCTGTTGGGATGGGAGGTGAGGGTGGAATAGCAGAAGATGGCCACATATTCCCAGATGTTGGTGGTTTTCTTCCTATAGTTGAACAG GGGAAGTCAACAGCAGGAGGTTGTAGATACAGACAAGCTATTCCTGTTGGTCCTAGAGGACGGCTGGATCTTGATTCTAACTACGGCTTACGGAGAGCATTTCTGCCACAG GGCAGCAGGAAATATTCTCCTCTTGAACAGCCAACCGCCCAACAAGTGCTGACAGAAAAGATATCTGCAGGTCCTATTACTGTTTTAATTACAGGAGCTCATACAAATATTGGCGTTTTTCTTATGAACAATCCACATCTGAAGAACAACATTGAGCATATATACGCGATGGGTGGGGCCGTGAGGTCAGACGGCAATCTGTTTGCAGACCTCTATAGTAATCCTTATGctgaatttaatatatttgcagaTCCTTTTGCTGCATACCag GTTTTACATTCTGGAATTCCTCTCACCCTTGTGCCCCTCGATGCAACCAATACCATTCCTACAAATGAGAATTTCTTCAAGGCATTTGAGCAGAACCAGCACACCTACGAGGCACAATACTGCTTCCGGTCCTTGAAAATGACTCGTGACACTCGGACTGACGACCACTTTTACACT AGCCATTACATGTGGGACACCTTCGCAGCTGGTGTAGCAGTTTCTACCATGCGTAACTCGCAAAACCGAGATGGAGAAAATGAATTTGCTGAAATGGAGTACATGAACATAACAGTAGTGACTTCAAATGAACCTTTTGGGATAAGTGATAGCTCGAATCCATTCTTTTACCACCGTGAAGTCCCAAGGTTTAATCTAACGAAAGGCGGAGTGCACAGTGGTCATGTGCAGACAGGCCTTCGAGATCCTCTTTGCCTCGGGGAGAATGGGAAAGGGCGGTGTGAG GATGGCTATACAAAGGAGGTAAGTGGTGCAGAGGCAGTGCGTGTTCTTGTTGCTACGAGAGCGAAGCCTAATCCTGACAGGAATAGCACACTTGACAGAGCATTCTACAAGAGCTTCTTGGAT GTCCTGAATGACCCTCAACAGTCTGGGAGGTTTAATTTTACCACTCAATTTCCTCATTACAAGGAAGTTCTTTACAGGCCAGACTTTGGAACCAAAGGACTGGGGAAGCCTGTTGTCTTTGATATGGATATGAGTGTTGGAGATTTCCTGGCTTTATTCTATCTCCTTAAAGTGCCTGTAGAAGAGATCAACGTCAAG GGAATCATTGTAAGTCCAACAGGATGGGCAAATGCTGCAACGATAGacattgtttatgattttttgcaTATGATGGGCCGTGATGATATTCCAGTTGGTCTAGGAGATGTATTTGCAATGAACCAGTCTGATCCTGTTTTCTCTGCGGTTGGAGACTGCAAGTACCTTAAGGCCATCCCTCACGGGAGTGGTGGACTTTTAGACTCGGACACTCTCTATGGGCTTGCTCGTGATTTACCGCGAAGCCCTAGAAG AAAACTCTGTAAAATATGGAGCTCCTCGCGACACAGATCACCCTGA
- the LOC7473265 gene encoding nucleoside hydrolase 3 isoform X7 gives MNNPHLKNNIEHIYAMGGAVRSDGNLFADLYSNPYAEFNIFADPFAAYQVLHSGIPLTLVPLDATNTIPTNENFFKAFEQNQHTYEAQYCFRSLKMTRDTRTDDHFYTSHYMWDTFAAGVAVSTMRNSQNRDGENEFAEMEYMNITVVTSNEPFGISDSSNPFFYHREVPRFNLTKGGVHSGHVQTGLRDPLCLGENGKGRCEDGYTKEVSGAEAVRVLVATRAKPNPDRNSTLDRAFYKSFLDVLNDPQQSGRFNFTTQFPHYKEVLYRPDFGTKGLGKPVVFDMDMSVGDFLALFYLLKVPVEEINVKGIIVSPTGWANAATIDIVYDFLHMMGRDDIPVGLGDVFAMNQSDPVFSAVGDCKYLKAIPHGSGGLLDSDTLYGLARDLPRSPRRYTAENSVKYGAPRDTDHPELRQPLALEIWDSIVRTLDPGSKITILTNGPLTSLAKIIQNENNTSSVIQDVYVVGGHISHSDTDKGNVLTIDSNEYTELNMFLDPLAAKTVFESSLDITLIPLGVQRRVSSFPEILERLRKINTTPEALFAQRLLSRLYHLKETHRRYQQMDTFLGEILGAVVLAGNFSKLDPTFRVKPIKVLAEGVESEDGRIVIDEKQGRLVKIVEKVDLGAYYDLFTEQLRSKEQSAVIGSFDEQRRNWSVPLNLTKGKLSLLG, from the exons ATGAACAATCCACATCTGAAGAACAACATTGAGCATATATACGCGATGGGTGGGGCCGTGAGGTCAGACGGCAATCTGTTTGCAGACCTCTATAGTAATCCTTATGctgaatttaatatatttgcagaTCCTTTTGCTGCATACCag GTTTTACATTCTGGAATTCCTCTCACCCTTGTGCCCCTCGATGCAACCAATACCATTCCTACAAATGAGAATTTCTTCAAGGCATTTGAGCAGAACCAGCACACCTACGAGGCACAATACTGCTTCCGGTCCTTGAAAATGACTCGTGACACTCGGACTGACGACCACTTTTACACT AGCCATTACATGTGGGACACCTTCGCAGCTGGTGTAGCAGTTTCTACCATGCGTAACTCGCAAAACCGAGATGGAGAAAATGAATTTGCTGAAATGGAGTACATGAACATAACAGTAGTGACTTCAAATGAACCTTTTGGGATAAGTGATAGCTCGAATCCATTCTTTTACCACCGTGAAGTCCCAAGGTTTAATCTAACGAAAGGCGGAGTGCACAGTGGTCATGTGCAGACAGGCCTTCGAGATCCTCTTTGCCTCGGGGAGAATGGGAAAGGGCGGTGTGAG GATGGCTATACAAAGGAGGTAAGTGGTGCAGAGGCAGTGCGTGTTCTTGTTGCTACGAGAGCGAAGCCTAATCCTGACAGGAATAGCACACTTGACAGAGCATTCTACAAGAGCTTCTTGGAT GTCCTGAATGACCCTCAACAGTCTGGGAGGTTTAATTTTACCACTCAATTTCCTCATTACAAGGAAGTTCTTTACAGGCCAGACTTTGGAACCAAAGGACTGGGGAAGCCTGTTGTCTTTGATATGGATATGAGTGTTGGAGATTTCCTGGCTTTATTCTATCTCCTTAAAGTGCCTGTAGAAGAGATCAACGTCAAG GGAATCATTGTAAGTCCAACAGGATGGGCAAATGCTGCAACGATAGacattgtttatgattttttgcaTATGATGGGCCGTGATGATATTCCAGTTGGTCTAGGAGATGTATTTGCAATGAACCAGTCTGATCCTGTTTTCTCTGCGGTTGGAGACTGCAAGTACCTTAAGGCCATCCCTCACGGGAGTGGTGGACTTTTAGACTCGGACACTCTCTATGGGCTTGCTCGTGATTTACCGCGAAGCCCTAGAAG gTATACTGCAGAAAACTCTGTAAAATATGGAGCTCCTCGCGACACAGATCACCCTGAGCTCAGGCAGCCTCTAGCACTGGAAATCTGGGATTCCATTGTAAGAACATTGGATCCAGGATCCAAGATTACCATATTGACCAATGGCCCCTTGACTAGTTTAGCCAAGATAATACAGAATGAGAATAACACAAGCTCTGTGATTCAG GATGTTTATGTTGTTGGAGGACATATCAGCCATAGTGATACAGACAAAGGAAATGTTTTGACTATTGATAGTAATGAGTATACAGAACTAAATATGTTTCTTGATCCCTTAGCTGCTAAGACGGTTTTCGAGTCATCACTTGACATCACGCTCATTCCACTCGGCGTCCAACGCAGAGTCAGTTCCTTTCCAGAGATCCTAGAAAGGCTACGCAAGATTAACACAACACCCGAGGCATTGTTTGCGCAGCGTTTGCTATCAAGGCTTTACCACTTGAAAGAAACTCATCGTAGATATCAACAAATG GATACCTTCTTAGGGGAAATCCTTGGTGCAGTAGTGTTAGCTGGTAATTTTTCGAAGCTGGACCCAACATTCCGAGTCAAACCCATCAAAGTCCTTGCTGAAGGTGTTGAATCAGAGGATGGACGAATAgtaattgatgaaaaacaaggAAGATTGGTTAAAATAGTGGAGAAAGTAGACTTGGGAGCATATTACGATCTTTTCACAGAGCAGCTGCGCAGCAAGGAACAATCTGCTGTCATAGGAAGCTTTGATGAGCAGAGAAGAAATTGGAGTGTGCCGTTAAATTTAACCAAAGGTAAGCTTAGTTTATTGGGCTAA
- the LOC7473266 gene encoding histidine-containing phosphotransfer protein 1 yields the protein MEVGQMQRAWVEYTKSLFREGFLDAQFQQLQLLQDESNPDFVAEVVSLFFEDSERLLTDLTSALEQQNIDFKKVDAHVHQFKGSSSSIGALRVKNDCIAFRNFCEEQNIEGCLRCLQQLKQDYYLVKSKLEALIRLEQQIVAACGTIPMEELSS from the exons ATGGAGGTTGGCCAGATGCAGAGAGCATGGGTTGAATATACCAAGTCCTTGTTTAGGGAG GGTTTTCTGGATGCCCAGTTTCAACAGCTTCAGCTTCTGCAAGATGAGAGCAATCCAGATTTTGTTGCTGAAGTGGTATCTCTCTTCTTTGAAGATTCAGAGAGGCTTCTGACTGATCTAACCTCTGCCTT AGAACAGCAAAATATAGACTTCAAAAAGGTTGATGCTCATGTTCACCAGTTTAAGGGTAGCAGCTCCAG CATAGGTGCACTGAGAGTTAAAAACGACTGCATCGCCTTTCGCAACTTCTGTGAGGAACAGAACATTGAGGG GTGCCTGAGATGCCTGCAGCAATTGAAACAGGATTACTATCTTGTGAAGAGCAAGCTTGAAGCTCTAATCAGG TTGGAGCAACAGATCGTGGCAGCTTGCGGGACGATTCCTATGGAAGAATTGAGTTCTTAA